The following are encoded in a window of Balaenoptera ricei isolate mBalRic1 chromosome 1, mBalRic1.hap2, whole genome shotgun sequence genomic DNA:
- the LOC132348868 gene encoding transmembrane protein-like — MVTSLPLASPRFEMNSSAGELGVGAGGRSPWDDPAGFIMVPTAYALAPGLGLPANVAAMAVFVRHGRLLGQALRLHLLNLALADVLFTLTLPLWLTYYLGPTPWPFPEAACRAAGATYCVSTYAAVAFAALTSVCRCGSVRPPGPAPLGPRPRHVRRRPAGRPGLRCTLAGRPACAAPQAGRCRSLPGARLG; from the coding sequence ATGGTGACCTCTCTTCCTCTCGCTAGTCCCAGGTTCGAGATGAACAGTAGCGCTGGGGAGCTGGGTGTTGGTGCTGGCGGCCGCAGCCCCTGGGACGACCCTGCTGGCTTCATCATGGTGCCCACAGCCTACGCCTTGGCGCCGGGCCTGGGGCTGCCGGCCAACGTGGCGGCCATGGCAGTGTTCGTCCGCCACGGCAGGCTCCTGGGCCAGGCCCTGCGTCTCCACCTGCTCAACCTGGCCCTGGCTGATGTGCTCTTCACGCTCACGCTGCCGCTGTGGCTCACCTACTACCTAGGCCCGACCCCCTGGCCCTTCCCGGAGGCTGCCTGCCGCGCGGCCGGGGCCACCTACTGCGTGTCCACCTACGCGGCCGTGGCCTTCGCGGCGCTCACCAGCGTGTGCCGCTGCGGCTCGGTGCGTCCGCCCGGCCCCGCGCCGCTGGGGCCCCGCCCTCGCCACGTGCGCCGCCGCCCGGCTGGCCGGCCTGGCCTGCGCTGCACCCTCGCTGGCCGCCCCGCATGCGCTGCGCCCCAGGCCGGGCGGTGCCGCTCGCTGCCTGGAGCGCGGCTGGGCTAG